The Lolium rigidum isolate FL_2022 chromosome 1, APGP_CSIRO_Lrig_0.1, whole genome shotgun sequence region AACCCGATGCGGCGGATGGATGGTGGGGGAGCCTCGGATCGGATGCCCTGTTCCCGTAGGGTCTTCGAGTTCTTCACCTCCGGGTAAAGTATCGATGACGACGAGAATAAAGGTCTTTCATGCAGGTCGATGTTATTCCTCAAAGGAGCATTGTTGCAGTATAATTTACGTCTGACGTGAAGAGCGTCTGTCTATAGCAACATCGTGCCCATGGAGGGGATGAAGTCGCAGCGTACATGTGCCGTCGAGTTCTACCTCCGCTTCACGAAGCCCAGCTATGCACGACTTTGTCGGGGAACTTGCGAGTTTTGTGTCCCATCTTTCAGCCCACTTTGGCACTAGCTTCTCTCTCGTCGGCATCATGTGTTTTACATCAACAACTTTCGGCCGCTGCTTCTACAAGCGCCTGGGTTTTTACAAGCTCTCTCCCACATAGGCTTCGTTTATGCCCGAGGCGCAGAGGTGGCATAGAGCTTTGCTCACGGCACGCTGTCGAGAGGATAGTGCTAAACTTTTCAATGACtcgtgttttatttcttttgtgaggATGTTCTTGTAACCGCGGCTTTCGGATAATATATGGCAATAGGACTTTTCCGTGGAAGAAAAATCATAAAAGAAGCTCAATATCAATGTCAGAGCATTGATTCTACCAGCAAACGGCGGCTCATGCGATGGGCATGGAGCCAGAGCCAGAACCAGGAGCCAGGTCAACTGGCCATGCCACGGGCGACACACGTGGCGCCACACCTCCCGGTCCCGCGAGTCAGCGAAACTACCACCACATCCTTTTTCCCGGCGCGAGGTTTCCTCGTCCGCAGTTCACACGCCCTCCGCTCCGGTCTCCGGCCTCCAGCCTCCGCCGCTATATAAAGGTCTGGCCGGAAGCCATTGCTCCCCAGGAGAGACGCCCCCCGCCCCCACAGCCACACCACATCACCCACCATCACCAAGCTCACACGCGCACAGCCCTCAAATTCCCCTCCCAGCCACGACCCATCACTTCCCCGGCGAGGTTCAGCGATCTTTCCCCAAACACAAACACACACGACCGAGCATGCACCAGCGACACCAAGCAGGCGACACCAGGTTTGTTCTCTGacctctcttcttcctcttcgggaCCTTTCTTGGTTTGATATTAGATCAAGCAAGCAAGGATTCCTGGAGAAgttcttcttttgcttttctttttcacatgcaaagttcttcttcttcctcctctttttgTTCTTGCTAGGAAGAACAGAGATCCAGAGAACCTTTTTAATCCTCTGGATTGCTCCTGTTCCATCTTCTTTTTAGCCTTTCTTTTTTCACCTTTCTTTGCGAGCCAGAAAGGGGCTGTTTTTACAGAGCCCCTTCAGGTTGCTCGCACCAAATCTCTCCTCCCTGTTCTTCGCTTTTATTGAAGAAACCAGGGGCTTAATTATCCCAAGATTCTTtccatttttctcttttttttttattagtTCGGATTCTGCACAAAcagtttctgtttttcttttctgcTTTGCAATGGCAGCCATAGATCTGTACAACACCCGCAACCAGTTCagctcctcgtcatcgtcatcctcctcggaTCAGGAGCTCATGAAAGCGCTCGAACCTTTTATCAAGAGCGCTTCTtcccccaccacctccacctccgcctcctccccgtTTTCCTACTACAATTCCTCTCCGTCACTGCCCCAAGAATCCTACTACTTCCCTGCTGCATCATCCTCCCCCTCTTACAGTTACACCACGCTTCAAGCTCCGTTtgcttcctccgccaccaccaccacatccttCTCCCAGCTCCCGCCTCTGCCGCCCGTTTCGCAGTACAACACCTCGTCGGCGGCGACGTACCCGTCGTCGAGTGACATGGTGGGGCTGACCAGCCTGGGCCAAGAACAGATCCATCAGATCCAGGCGCAGCTCTTCTtccagcaccagcagcagcagaggGGGCTGTCGCTGTCGGCGTCCCTGCTCGGCCCGCGGGCGCAGCCCATGAAGCAGGCCGGGACGCCGTCGACGGCCGCCGGGACGCACTACCGCGGCGTGCGGCAGCGTCACTGGGGCAAGTGGGTGGCGGAGATCCGCCTCCCCAAGAACCGGACGCggctgtggctcggcaccttcgacaccgcCCAGGACGCCGCGCTCGCCTACGACAAGGCGGCCTTCCGCCTCCGCGGCGACGCCGCGCGCCTCAACTTCCCCAACCTCCGCCGCGGCGGCGCGCACCTCGCCGGCCCGCTCCACTCCTCCGTCGACGCCAAGCTCGACTCCATCTGCAACAACATCGCCGCCGCGCCGTCCAAGCCGTCGTCAACAaaaaccgccgccgccccggactCGCCCAAGCACTCGACATCGACGTCGTCGACGGAGGGAGACGGGTCGGTGTTCTCCGCCGGCTCGACACCCCTCCCTCCGCCGTCGCAGCAGCCAGCGGCGCCGCCGCTCCCCGAGATGGCCAACCTGGACTTCTCGGAGGCGCCGTGGGACGAGTCCGACGCCTTCCACCACCTCCACAAGTGCCCGTCGTGGGAGATCGACTGGGACGCCATCCTCTCGTGACCCGATCGTAGCAAACGGAAAGCTCCACTGATTAATTGATTAAGCTGTGTAATTAGTGCCGCAGTGGCCGAGGCTCGATGGAATATTagacatcggccgccgcccctgcgGTTAGGGTTTAAGgagttcgtcttcctcgtcgtagCAGTCGTTAAGGAGGGTTTAAGCTTAAGTTTACTTAGCTACTTTGTCGTCATTAGTGACCTCCTGGGTGCTTTGCCCGTTGTTTTTTCTCGCGGCAAAGCCCAGTTGAGGGTGTAATGTGTAATGTAACTCTTCGTTACTACTGTACTACTGAAATTTAAATTTTATTCCTAGCTCTTGTGAGTTTGTGATCTAATATTTTGCTATTTGTACAACTATAGTAGAGTGTATATTTTTGGATTATGTTTCATGGGCATATTCTTCACTAACCAGTACAGCCTTCTGTTGTTCCTTTTTGCCCTGTGATTGCTGCTATCAAATCCAAATATTTCTTTGTACATAGTAATGAAGTCTCTGTCTGAATCCCCAAATTAATACTTTTTCAGTAAAGAGTACTTTTATGGTACCGTGAAAAACCCATAGTAAATCAAAGGTTCCAAGTTCCTAAACGTTGATTATATATACATACATCAAAATCAAAATCGATAGAACAATACATTCTtagtacctccatcccaaagtttaaggtttatattatttttagaaattcaaactatgtcaagtttgactaagtttttaccaaaaatcattaacatgcaaaatacaaaattaatatcattagacaaataatgaaatatattttcgtatcgtatctacaaaatattatatttattgatggattgttctaaaaaaattgatcaaactttacttggtttgacttttaaaaAAATAAGACttaaattttgggatggaggtagtacttttTGTGAAGGGCTTGGGTTATGTGAAACTTATGAGCTCCACCCGAGACGAACTCTAGGCCGGCATTCAAAGCTCACACATGAATACTATTTCGTTGAACGGATTAGGAATCATGTGAATAATTTTCATTCGTAGACTCAGCTGGAAGGTATTACTTCACAGGAGCTTCTTAAGCATTGATGCATTGGAATGCGCTAAAAAGAGCGAAAGAAATATTGGGGAGAAAGCATGCTGTGTCAAAAGTAGTATCCTTCTCTTGCAATTCAATCTTTACAAGAAAACACGTTATTGTGTTCAAGTTAGAGTTGTGTGCATGAATACTTCACAGTCACTCAAGCACCCTGTAAAAAGGCTTATTTCAAGGTGCTCATATTCCAAGTTAGAAAAAAATCAGAAGCATCCTCTCCATGACTCCATCTGGATTGCTCTGCTGAGTGGCCTATCCCGTGAAAGGGACATCAAGATCAAGATCGTATCATCCTTAATGAGAGGCAGAATAATTCTGAATAAAAAAACCATCCACTATATGCGTATGATGCGTGTAATGGATCTGCTTATCCAAGTGGCCTTGTGGAGGTGTGAAACGTAGGAGGAAATAAGCGAGGAATGAATGTGTATATTAGCACTACTATCTGCGGTGTGAGAATATGTTCTTGTTCTCCCTTGGCTGCTAAGATTTCTGCTCCTTGGCTTTTCACACTGGTTTCCTTTGAACAATGGCAACTGCTGCTGTCATACTCCTTACTCTAAAATGCCAAGCACATTAGCTGGCTTGCTCATAAGATGTTTCTACATTTCAGGATGACTTGCAAACTAGTAGGATGCAAGTGGACAGAGATCAACAGGCAcatctgttggataattaggcacaatttccatgattaattccagaatattaagcatgacgacagtaactactaacatgtgaaactcgaacatactagatgcagtgatcaacatgaacagtagcagagcaaacagtacaacatccatcgctaaacgagatcgagatatgtcgcacgtaccgatccggtggaggtggcggtggaggtgtagccggacgatgtcgcagcagtaacgttgttgatgacaacgttgttgacgacggggacgacgggtcgaagtagatggcgttgtagacgacggtaggcaacaccgcccgacttggacggaagacgacccgtgatgaagagcttgagcagtcgcgcggagcgcttcccaaaaacctaattcgccctctcccgtacgggatcgcaaggacgagcggttccggagacctgctctcccgtttgccgatgcacgtcggcgcgcgggatggagtaggctacggtggcggcgcaagcagagagaggtggaaaccctaactcgtgtattagatatgtttctgcggtagccgggcaagagattatataggctcgggaaaccctaggcaacgtgggccacgcctgttcgttttcctgagctgcaaaaagtaaggaaagtctcggctcgaggctcaatccactcaccacgagcgcggcgcgcgcgtcgtgtcgtgtcgagtcgagtcgagtcgagtcgagacgagcgagcgaggaggaggaggagcgcgcgcgtgtagcactcctattctcactcacttactagtggtggaacaacccaccttataaggtggtctaacttcctcccaactttccatgtgggactaaacttcccacctcttgccactccctagtgagctgccaccaacttgggctcaaactcacaaggctgccactatgtgggctttgagatttataggaaaaactgaaatctaatttgggccactaaaagtgggcccaatatttcaacaatcccccaccggatctcaaatccccatttagagatttaccaatactcgctgcttgtttatataccgagtgTTTCAGTGGAgacctgttaagttgaacttccgcctagaaccttaagctacatccattcacacttgaacaatggactaagccttgaattgcaagttttgcgtgaacgagggtttcactcaaagtcatgaccagtacatggctgccggtagcctaccccgcgggtgaagcatatgcgtcatacttcgtggtctcttcatgagtttactagagatcacccaaatctcatagattgcgacgtttaacaatcggactcatataggtgtgttatttcaagaatgctctgtaggacagcatctttgctataatagccaacataaacacattaaggcttgttgccaacctgccttacagcaattgagagttgtgcatcttcacatagagagggttacagaaTACtcacctcaattaaaccactagtttgttcttcccaggtcctaattcacgggatctccgatcacaaaggttgggttaccactatggtgtaacatcaacgggtctcaaacccatctccctcgatgcactttctatcacattacgtgatagtccctttgtaaagggatctgccgggtttttgtcacgtttgaatatatgtacgagttattactccggagtttcgcaatttccgacggacttcaaacgtctcttgacgtgtcttgatgacttcgcgttatccttagaattgttcactttgacaattacgagtttgattgtcacaattcaaaaggattgctggAACGAGTTTTTCAACcacgggcaagtccatcaagagctcacgcaaccattacgattcaacagtggttgtgtctaaagcgataagttctgcttccatagttgacctcgtcaatatggtttgcttgcaagatctccatgacaactgcgccacctccaaaggtaaatacatacccacttgtggcgtacgagatcggctacatccgagatccaattcgaatcactatatccttcaagcacaggtgGGTGCcacgaatagtgaatcccataactcattgtaccacataggtagcgcatgaccctatcaagtgcatgccaatgatcagtacccgggtttgacatgaacctactcaacttgctaacgacaaaagagatgtcgggtctagtcgcgctcgctaagtacatgagtgagccaacgatgcgagaatatctcaattgatctatggcaatcctccggttcttgcgtagtgtcacgcttgggatcataaggtgttgaagaaggcttgctatcaatatagccgaaccggctcaagatcttctcaacataatgggattgcgttagagtaatcccactctcgttcttaatcagcttgatgttcagaatcacatcggcttctcccggatctttcatatcaaagctctttgacaagaaagacttgacctcgtgtattactttcatgtttgtaccaaagatcagaatatcatccacatacaaacatagtataacaccttcgcccccaccatggcgatagtaaacgcacttgtcggcctcattgacaacaaagcctacgagaagtcaaagttctgtcaaacttctcatgccattgcttaggtgcttgtttcgggccatataaagatttcagcaacttgcacacctttctctctGCACCTttcactacaaacccatcaggctgatccatatagatttcctcttccaactctccattaaggaaaggctgtctttacgtccatttgatgaacgataagaccataggaggcagccatggatagtagtactcgaatggtggtaagtctagcgacagttgaataggtgtcgaagtaatcttcgccttctctctgtgtgtagcctttcgctacaagccgtgccttgtacttttcaatagtaccatcaggtcttagcttcttcttgaacacccatttgcagcctacgaggcttgcatccgtggggtcgttcgacaactcccaagttccattagaaagaatcgagtccatctcattatggacagcttctttccgatcatctgcatcacggagatgcatatgcctctgcaatgcacGTGGgactatcatccacaaggtacacaatgaaatcatcaccaaaggattttgcaACCCTCTGTCTCTTGCTTTGTATAGGAGCTTCATTCTCATCCTTCCCAGTAACATCTTCATGcgattgctcaaaatattgattagatgtactagattcaggaattatctcagtagaaattctagcaatgatatgcatatctttcataggaaacatatttgcaaagaatgttgcatcacgagatttcataatagtatcaacacgcatatcaggtacctcagattgaactactaaaatctatagcctacactccgcggagcataacctagaaagatacaatccattgtctttggtccgagtttgcgcttcttagtaattggaatattgactttcgccaaacatccccatgtgcgcaaatacgaaagtgatggttttctcccgagaccactcctcgtaaggggttttatctttattcttgttaggaactctattcgggacatgacatgaagtcaacaaagcctcccccaccatgcctttgataaaccagcggtggctaacatggaattcaccaagtcggtcggcgtgcggttttcctctcggcaaccccgtttgcttggggcgaatagggaggcgtcctctcatgaataataccatgttcctcacagaattcatcaaagattttaggaaaatactcgccaccacaatccgacctaagacgcttgatctttctctctagttgattttcaacttcggccttataaattttaaagtagtctaaagcttcatctttagttcgcaacaaataaacatagcaaaatctagtcgcatcatcaatcaatgtcatgaaatatctctttccaccttttgtcaacacaccattcatctcgcatagatcagaatgtatgagttctagaggtgccaagtttctctcctcggccgccttgtgaggcttccgaggttgctttgattgcacacaactatggcacttagaacctttggcaatggtgaaattcggaattaaacttaaagctggatagccgagacattaaaccaaa contains the following coding sequences:
- the LOC124685416 gene encoding ethylene-responsive transcription factor RAP2-13-like — protein: MAAIDLYNTRNQFSSSSSSSSSDQELMKALEPFIKSASSPTTSTSASSPFSYYNSSPSLPQESYYFPAASSSPSYSYTTLQAPFASSATTTTSFSQLPPLPPVSQYNTSSAATYPSSSDMVGLTSLGQEQIHQIQAQLFFQHQQQQRGLSLSASLLGPRAQPMKQAGTPSTAAGTHYRGVRQRHWGKWVAEIRLPKNRTRLWLGTFDTAQDAALAYDKAAFRLRGDAARLNFPNLRRGGAHLAGPLHSSVDAKLDSICNNIAAAPSKPSSTKTAAAPDSPKHSTSTSSTEGDGSVFSAGSTPLPPPSQQPAAPPLPEMANLDFSEAPWDESDAFHHLHKCPSWEIDWDAILS